One Thiohalobacter sp. DNA window includes the following coding sequences:
- the gpmI gene encoding 2,3-bisphosphoglycerate-independent phosphoglycerate mutase — protein sequence MSTPKPMVLVILDGWGYSEDPDFNAIAAARKPVWDRLWAEYPHTLLRTSGAAVGLPGDQMGNSEVGHLNLGAGRVVYQEFTRVSRSIKTGSFFSNQTLTDAVDLAKANGKAVHILGLLSPGGVHSHECHIHAMVQLAVERGADKVYLHAFLDGRDTPPRSAEASIRLMEDKFREFGGGRFASMIGRYYAMDRDHRWPRIQAAYDLITLGKAEYEAPDALTGLKMAYERGESDEFVKATAIVPPGSERVRVEDGDVVVFMNYRSDRARQITRPFIEPDFDGFERSYWPRLGRFVSLTEYNSEFDIPVAYPPERLQNVFGEYVSKLGLRQLRIAETEKYAHVTFFFNGGIEEPFEFEDRILVPSPKVATYDLKPEMSAYEVTDRLVEAIESQRYDVIICNYANPDMVGHTGNFDAAVKAIEAIDECLGRLQHALHRVGGEMLITADHGNAEKMRDPETNQAHTAHSTNPVPCVYVGRPAEMADRGALCDVAPTMLYLMGLEVPPEMTGTSLVRLLDDRHAPAELEQRGA from the coding sequence ATGAGCACGCCGAAACCCATGGTTCTGGTCATCCTGGACGGATGGGGCTACAGCGAGGACCCGGACTTCAACGCCATCGCCGCGGCCCGCAAGCCGGTATGGGACCGGCTCTGGGCGGAATATCCGCACACCCTGCTGCGCACCTCCGGCGCGGCCGTGGGGCTGCCCGGTGACCAGATGGGCAATTCCGAGGTGGGCCATCTGAACCTCGGTGCCGGCCGCGTGGTGTACCAGGAGTTCACCCGCGTCAGCCGTTCCATCAAGACCGGCTCCTTTTTCAGCAACCAGACGCTCACCGACGCCGTCGACCTGGCGAAGGCCAACGGCAAGGCGGTGCACATCCTCGGGCTGCTGTCCCCGGGCGGCGTGCACAGCCATGAGTGTCACATCCATGCCATGGTGCAGCTCGCGGTCGAGCGCGGCGCCGACAAGGTCTATCTGCACGCCTTCCTCGACGGCCGCGACACCCCGCCGCGCAGCGCCGAGGCCTCGATCAGGCTGATGGAAGACAAGTTCCGCGAATTCGGCGGCGGCCGCTTTGCGTCCATGATCGGCCGCTACTACGCCATGGACCGCGACCATCGCTGGCCGCGCATCCAGGCCGCCTACGATCTCATCACCCTGGGCAAGGCCGAGTACGAAGCGCCCGATGCCCTCACCGGCCTGAAGATGGCCTACGAACGCGGCGAGTCCGACGAGTTCGTCAAGGCCACGGCCATCGTCCCGCCCGGCAGCGAGCGGGTGCGGGTGGAGGACGGTGACGTGGTGGTGTTCATGAACTACCGCTCGGATCGCGCCCGCCAGATCACCCGGCCCTTCATAGAGCCTGATTTCGACGGTTTCGAGCGCAGTTACTGGCCCCGGCTGGGCCGCTTCGTGTCCCTGACCGAGTACAACTCCGAATTCGACATCCCCGTCGCCTATCCGCCGGAGCGCCTGCAGAACGTGTTCGGCGAGTACGTTTCCAAACTGGGCCTGCGCCAGTTGCGCATCGCCGAGACCGAGAAGTACGCGCACGTGACTTTCTTTTTCAATGGCGGCATCGAGGAACCCTTCGAGTTCGAGGACCGCATCCTGGTGCCCTCGCCCAAGGTCGCCACCTATGACCTCAAGCCGGAGATGAGCGCCTACGAGGTCACCGACAGGCTGGTCGAAGCCATAGAAAGCCAGCGCTACGATGTGATCATCTGCAACTACGCCAATCCCGACATGGTGGGTCACACCGGCAACTTCGACGCCGCGGTCAAGGCCATCGAGGCCATTGACGAATGCCTCGGCCGCCTGCAGCACGCCCTGCATCGAGTCGGTGGCGAGATGCTCATCACCGCCGACCACGGCAACGCCGAGAAGATGCGCGACCCCGAGACCAACCAGGCTCACACTGCCCACTCCACCAACCCCGTGCCCTGCGTCTATGTGGGCAGGCCGGCGGAAATGGCCGACCGCGGTGCGCTGTGCGATGTCGCCCCGACCATGCTCTACCTGATGGGTCTGGAAGTGCCCCCGGAGATGACCGGCACCTCACTGGTGCGCCTGCTCGACGACCGGCATGCACCGGCGGAACTGGAGCAGCGCGGCGCCTGA
- a CDS encoding ArsR/SmtB family transcription factor, translated as MSADPMNAEMSSEELISRDEDIERASRSLKAMSHPLRLKILCTLGDREVSVQDIVEHVGTSQSNISQHLAILRDKGILTARKDANRVYYRVGDARTLALIGMMREVFCSRSR; from the coding sequence ATGAGTGCAGATCCCATGAATGCGGAAATGTCGAGCGAGGAACTGATTTCCCGCGACGAGGACATCGAGCGCGCCTCGCGCTCGCTCAAGGCCATGTCCCACCCGCTGCGGCTGAAGATCCTGTGTACGCTCGGCGACCGCGAGGTCAGCGTCCAGGACATCGTCGAACACGTCGGCACTTCGCAGAGCAACATCTCGCAGCATCTGGCCATTCTTCGTGACAAGGGCATCCTCACCGCCCGCAAGGACGCCAACCGGGTCTATTACCGGGTCGGTGACGCCCGTACCCTGGCACTGATCGGCATGATGCGCGAGGTGTTCTGCTCCCGCAGCCGGTAG
- a CDS encoding rhodanese-like domain-containing protein: protein MQQFIEFVARHWILSLTFVVLLGLLVGGEIRRRRYGIPQIGPLAATQAINHEDALVLDTREDSEYARGHLPHALHLPLGKLPERLSELEKYRDRPIIVYCRSGNRSMSAAQQLAKAGFGKVYNLQGGIMAWESANLPVTRK from the coding sequence ATGCAGCAGTTCATCGAATTCGTCGCCCGTCACTGGATCCTGTCCCTGACCTTCGTGGTCCTGCTGGGCCTGCTGGTCGGTGGCGAGATCCGGCGACGGCGCTACGGCATTCCCCAGATCGGCCCGCTGGCCGCCACCCAGGCCATCAACCACGAGGATGCGCTGGTGCTCGACACCCGGGAAGACAGCGAGTACGCCCGGGGCCATCTGCCGCACGCCTTGCACCTGCCGCTGGGCAAGCTGCCCGAGCGCCTCTCGGAACTCGAGAAGTACCGTGACCGCCCCATTATCGTCTACTGCCGCAGTGGCAACCGTTCCATGTCCGCTGCCCAGCAGCTCGCGAAGGCCGGCTTCGGCAAGGTCTACAACCTGCAAGGGGGCATCATGGCCTGGGAAAGCGCCAACCTCCCCGTTACGCGCAAGTAA
- the grxC gene encoding glutaredoxin 3: MKHQDNPPPVVMYSTRFCPYCVRARMLLDAKGVPYEDIRVDFDSGLRTEMERRSGRTSVPQIFIGDTHVGGCDDLYALERAGRLDALLGLATE; this comes from the coding sequence ATGAAGCATCAGGACAACCCCCCGCCCGTGGTCATGTATTCGACCCGTTTCTGCCCCTACTGCGTCCGCGCGCGGATGCTGCTCGACGCCAAGGGCGTGCCCTACGAGGACATCCGCGTCGACTTCGACAGCGGACTCAGGACCGAGATGGAACGGCGCAGTGGCCGCACCTCGGTGCCGCAGATCTTCATCGGCGACACCCATGTCGGCGGCTGCGACGACCTCTATGCCCTTGAACGGGCGGGGCGGCTGGACGCCCTGCTCGGCCTGGCCACCGAATAG